The region CCTACAACGGGAGGTTTTTACAAAGTTTTCTCCTATTGCTATCATCCTGCATCTGCTTTCATGATCAACTGGGTGCTGGTGATCAGCAATGCGGCATCGGTAGCAGCAGTTGCTCTGCTGGGTGCCGAGTACATTAACCCAATTGTGCTTCCGGCCAGTTTGCAAAACGACCTTGGCACAAAGCTCACTACTATACTTACTGTACTGGTACTGTATGTTGTTAATTTCCTGGGCATAAAGCAAAGTGCGCGCGCGCAAAACCTGCTTACCATTTTTAAAGCTGGGATGATAGTAGTGTTATGTACCGCTGTGTTTAAAAGTGATACAAAAACTGCAGTAAACATTGCGGCTGTGCCGCATAGCGGAAGTTTGATCACCGCTTTTGGATTGAGCCTTGTAGCAGTATTCTTTACCTATACCGGATATTCTCAAACCATTAATTTTGGCGGCGATATTGTAAACCCTAAGCGCAACATACCAAAAGCGATCTTCATCGGCATGGGGGGTTGTAATTACCCTTTACCTGGTAATTAACTATGTGTATTATGCCGTATTGGGTATTGGCGGACTGCAACAAACGCACACACTGGCGGCCTACCTGGCGGGTGTAATATTTGGACCTATGGGTTATAAAATAACATCTATTCTGATGTTTATTTCCGTTGTGGCATATGTAAACGTGAATATAATGTCTAACCCGCGTACTTATTATGCTATGGCAGAAGATGGTGTGCTCCCGCCGATATTTAAGAAGGTAAACCCCAAAACACAGGTGCAGGAATTCGGCATGAGTTTTTTTGTGGCTGCCATTCTGCTGATACTTTTCTTTATAGCCAAATTTGGTGAGGTACTTAACTATGTGATGTTTTTTGAAACGATAGGAACGTCTATCGCAGCAGCAGCTATTTTTGTGCTGCGCAGAAAAACTAGGCAA is a window of Mucilaginibacter terrenus DNA encoding:
- a CDS encoding APC family permease, giving the protein MYYAVLGIGGLQQTHTLAAYLAGVIFGPMGYKITSILMFISVVAYVNVNIMSNPRTYYAMAEDGVLPPIFKKVNPKTQVQEFGMSFFVAAILLILFFIAKFGEVLNYVMFFETIGTSIAAAAIFVLRRKTRQMDTSNIYTIKLFPLIPLLFVLSYWFVTINIFITFKSDPLAVLWCIIAYAVGLAIYFLGVRKKEKPGVTHVK
- a CDS encoding APC family permease, which codes for MGVQPRLNRFDLTMIVISLVIGMGIFGTPSNVATTAGSAWIFFGAWIFGGIVSLCGALTFAEIGARYPTTGGFYKVFSYCYHPASAFMINWVLVISNAASVAAVALLGAEYINPIVLPASLQNDLGTKLTTILTVLVLYVVNFLGIKQSARAQNLLTIFKAGMIVVLCTAVFKSDTKTAVNIAAVPHSGSLITAFGLSLVAVFFTYTGYSQTINFGGDIVNPKRNIPKAIFIGMGGCNYPLPGN